A window of the Bacteroides thetaiotaomicron VPI-5482 genome harbors these coding sequences:
- a CDS encoding LytR/AlgR family response regulator transcription factor, giving the protein MKIKCIITDDEPIARKGLRGYIEKVDFLTLTGECEDAVQLNTILKTQEIDLLFLDIEMPEMTGIELLSNLTNPPKVIIVSAYEQYALKGYEFNVVDYLLKPVSFDRFIKSVNKIYDLLQTEQKEKNDYIFVKSNKLLKKILFKDILYIESMENYVVIQTVSCKEVVYTTLKQLNDSLPKDVFQQTHRSYIVNLEKVTAIDGNQLTLSSYKIPVARTFRDSIFNLILNNRLIIKS; this is encoded by the coding sequence ATGAAAATAAAATGTATCATTACAGATGATGAACCTATAGCAAGAAAAGGCTTGCGAGGGTATATCGAAAAAGTAGATTTCCTCACCTTGACCGGAGAGTGTGAAGATGCCGTCCAACTAAATACAATACTGAAGACCCAAGAAATAGACCTTCTGTTTCTTGATATCGAAATGCCCGAAATGACAGGTATAGAACTGTTGTCTAATCTAACAAATCCGCCCAAAGTTATTATTGTATCAGCTTATGAACAATACGCCCTAAAAGGATATGAGTTTAATGTAGTGGATTATCTTTTAAAACCTGTATCTTTCGATCGTTTTATCAAATCTGTCAACAAAATCTACGATTTGTTACAAACGGAGCAAAAAGAAAAGAATGATTATATATTTGTGAAGAGCAACAAACTATTAAAAAAGATTCTGTTCAAGGATATTCTCTACATTGAAAGCATGGAAAACTATGTTGTCATTCAGACAGTCTCATGCAAGGAAGTAGTGTATACTACTCTGAAACAACTCAATGATTCATTGCCGAAGGATGTTTTTCAACAGACTCACCGCTCATATATTGTGAATCTTGAAAAGGTTACTGCTATTGACGGCAATCAGCTGACCCTCTCCTCTTACAAAATACCAGTAGCCCGGACCTTCAGAGACAGTATCTTCAACCTGATACTGAATAACCGGCTAATAATCAAAAGCTAA